tcCTGGCTCAGGACTTGGCTTCCTTCCACTGAGAACCTGGGAGGACCCACAAGAGAAACTTCTACAAGTTCCCACGAGGTatctcccccaaccctccccactGCACTTAGATAGACTGCCCCTCCCCTGCACACCAGCTACTCTCTCCTACCCAAGAACACCTCTCCAGCAAGCCTCCCTTCTCTCCTACAccctcctatgttttcttcgcTCCTGGTTTACCCATCAGCTTATAAACAtgctattttcttttccctttttatcttaaaaaataataaaacaagcctTCCTTGACTCTCCTGGTGCCTTCAACTGCCACTTGCTCCTCTGTTCTTCTGGACAGGAGCTTAGCTGCCAATAGTAGATGCTCCTTTCTGCCTCCAGCTCTTCCCATTATCCCTCCCAGCTCTCCACCCCAACTGCAGTGCCTGTGTGGTCCAGTCCTgcaccccactcccagccctcctcctgcccctcccctcgtCACCCAGTTCAGCACTCCCCTCCTTACCAGGTGGCTCATCTCAGACTCCAGTGCTGGCTCCTCCTCTGCTGCTGCCCTGTGCAGGCTGGACCCCAGGTTCAGCCCAGGTCCTCTCCTGTCTACTTTGGCTCCCTGGGGCCTCACAGAACACTCCATCAGTGACTGCCAGCTCCCGCGTGTACAAATTCCGCTTGGCTCTATCCCTACTAGAAATCTCCACCTGGATGCCTAGAAGGCACCTCTGACCTGACCTGGCCCAAGCAGGGCTCCTGATCTCGCCCCACACCCTGTCAGTTCCATCTCAGTTAAGAGACACTCCATCCTTGTAGAGGCCCAGCCCAGGTCCCTTGCAGCCATCCTTGATCCTCTCTGTGtctcacaccccacatctgtCCGTCAGCAAATCCCACCTTCCAAATAAGCCCAGAGTCCAGTTACTTACCACTTTCGCCACCACCACCCTGGCCCAGGCCAGCATCCTCCCCTGTGGCACCGCCCCTCCTTTTGCCCACTGCAGACACGCCCAAAACACAGGTGCCCTAGTGATTCTCTGGAAGCCCACATCAGATCAAAGCCCTCCATGTCTGCACTCAAAGTGAAAGCTGGAGACCTCGCCTAGTCCTCCAAggccctgcccagcagcctctcctcctcccttaaTTCTTGAAGTGTCTCCaactcccctcccttccctggcctgAACTGTGTCCtgccctcagggcctttgcatatgcccTTCCGTCCACCTGCATGTCCTCCCTCAGATGTCTGCCTGGCTCATCCTGGCTCACACTCATCACTTCCagcctttgctcaaatgtcacttcttagCAAGACCTGCCCTGACAAGGCCACCTCAGTTAAAGTCACTCCTCTCGCCCCTAGGTACTTTAGATTCCAACAAGAAAGTAAAGAGTGTGTCACACACTGCCATCACCTTCTAACGCATTATatcatttacttgtttgtttgtttatggctGGTCTCCCCTCACCTACCAGAATGTAGGCACCACAGGGGCAAGGATTTATCTCTTCTGGTCCCTGATGTACTCCCTGGCAGCTGGAACATGCATGTGACACACATTAAGCACTTGAGACAGagaatgggaaggaagaaaaagcagaaaaacagcaagtgcaaagacctGGAAGAAGTTAAAGAAAGCCCGTGGAGTTCAGTATAACACAGAGTGGGCTGGGAAGGAGACCTTAAGCCTTCCTGCTCCTGAAAATGGGAAGGTGTCATTTCAGCTTCAGCTAGCAAGGAATGTGATGTTTGTTTTCGGAAGCTCTCTGTGGCTGTTCCAGGTGCTAAGgcttgtgctgggcactgggtggATGGGGACTACTGAGAAATGGTCACTGCCCTCCAGTGCCCCTCCTTCCATCCCAGCGCTGGGTCCCCCTCAGTAGGTGTGGAGGACAGCTGATGCCTCTCCAGCCCCACACAGACCTGCTGCCTGGTAGGGCCGTCTGTCTCCTGGGGTCACTGGGCCGTGGCAACTGACAAGGACAGCCCCATGAGGGTGTGAGCCAACGAGTGCGAAGGAACATAGCTGGAAGCTGTAAGGCCCAATCCCAGGGAAAGTACTAGCCTGGGGCAGAGTCTCTGCTTGGTGGAAATGCCAAGCaagtgtgaccttaggcaagtcacttcccctttcCAGCTACTTCTCAGTGATTCTATCCTGGTCCTACACTAACAGCTACATACTTTGAGCATTTAGAAAGCACCAGCTCTATAATTAAGTGCTTCTTAGATATTCCTACCAATCATCCCAACAGCACTACAATGGTGGTGACTAATTGCTCGGTTTTACAGAAGAGATATAGAGAGGTTAGGGACTTACTCAAAGCCACTCAGGGAGTGTGGAGGTAGCTAGGGGTGCAGGGAGCTACTGAGCTGGAGGTAAGGTGGACAGGCAGGTGGTTGTTGTAAAGGGGGTGCCTACCTCCATGGTAGTTGCTGTTGGCCGGTTGCCCCTGCTGGTGACCAGCTTCCCCCAGGAGGCCTGTGGCTGTTCGGCAGTGCTTGCCGGGACCTGGGGCCCTGTCCCCAGTGGGGTTGGGGCCCAGGCCCCTATCTGCAGGGCTGGATTCTTCCTGCTCACTCTGCTCAAATTCTGGGATCTGGAACATGCTCTGGGCTGTGGAGGCAAGATGGCAGGTAGTTAGGGCACAGCTGGGGCAAACGGTGGCCAGCAGGGGTTGGGGCGCAGGTGCCCCTGGCTCCCTATCCCACCTCAGAGCCCCAAgtccaccctgcctcccaggcccccatCTGTCGTTGAGTCTGGCCTGGCAGGAAGCTCAGTCTATCCATCCAGGATCTAAATCTCTCGGAGCCGTGGGGCTGTggagcagccccaggcccctACCCAGGCCTCCTCCAGACAAGCCGATGGTGACGGCAGACAGGTCTCACCCCAAGCCCGATCTCTAGGCCCCTGACCCGGGCCCGCCGCCTCTCTCTAGCGCTGAGGGAGCCCGGCCCTAGTTGCCTGGGCAACGGGAACTGTCATCGTTCCGGCCCAATCAGCTTTGGAAATGTCACTAGCAGGCCAGCAGGCGGGGCCACTACCGGCCCGGGGCCCAGCCCACCGTCTTCCTCATGGGTCCCTTCTTCGTCTCCGGATGCTCGGTTCCCAACTTACTTCTGTCTCGGGCATTTGTGTGTGAGCAGATGAGGGATTCTCTGGAGTCCCCGTTTGGGGACCAGCTTCTGCTGACAAGTccttcagcctctctgggccttaattcCTGCCCCTGTAAAATAGGGAGGATGACACCTCCCTCAGGAGCCAGTGATCCTTGTAAACTGAGTGGTGATTACTGTGGGTGAAAGCACTTTGCAAAACCGTCATTGAAGCTCAGCCGTTGGATGCAATTGTTGCTGGTGTCACTGCTCCGTCTGGACTGGGTGACCAGATCGGGaagtccccctccctcctcccccagtggAACCCTCGCAACGCCCGCATCAGGGGCGCCACTCCCCGCGCCAACGCGGGAGCACTCGAGATAAGCGAGGGAGCCTCCACCCTGGCAGGATGACTGCCCCGACACAGAAGGGACAGAGGCCCCTGTCAGGGTGACCATAGGACTCGCAGGGCCTCACGCCTGGCAGGCGGCGGGCCAGGTGAGCAGGAACCGCCGCCGGCCAGGGCGTCGGCTGGCGGGCTGTGGGACCCCGGGAGTTAAGGCCGGGGATTGGGGGGGCGGGCCTCGGAGGCCATCTTGGCTGAGGGCGGAAGTTTCCTTCAGAGATCGGGTGAAGGGAAGTCGTTACCGCCCCGGGTCGGGCGGCACGATCTCGATTTGGGGGTGGAGAAGAGAAGCATGGTAACTGGCGGTCCCCCAAACAAGCAAGGGCCGCTGGCCCCGGGCACGGCCCACTCCGGCGCGGGCCGGATACAGCGCGGCCAGAGCCTCACGGTCGCCTCCCGCCTCTCGTAACCCCTGGCGCCCGCCGGCTGCGCAGCTCGCGCCAATTCTCGAACCGCTCCGCCCCGGGCGCGGCGCAGGGCTGCGGAGCAAGGGCTAGACTGAGCAATTTGCGTAGCGAACGGCGCCCGCGCAGGCGCAGGAGGGGGCGGAGCAGCGGGGGCCGGGGAGCCGGAGTCCAGGGTCCCAGCGACCGGAGCCGGCTCCCCCAGCGGCGGCCTGAGGACCCGGCGTcgacctcctcccctcccctgcggCTGGAGAGTGGacgcagtgggggtggggtgggggcagcgttCGGAATCCCGAGGACGAAAGGCAGAGGCCCTACCATCCGGATTGTTGAGGGGAGAGAGCCCCccagtttggggagggggagagccaGGCGTTAAGCGCGCCCCGCAGCGGCCGCTGCCCTGAGCCGACTGGCATTGGCCGGCTCTCCCCCTCCTGCCAGGACGACTCCAGCGACCAAGGCCAGGGACCCCTCTTCAGCCTctgcacctccccacccccaaccctggctTCTGAGGCTGGCCCAGGGAGGAGACACTCTCTGCCCCGGACAGGAAAGGCTGTCCTTCCATACCCCTGAGTGAGGGACCCAGGTTGCCTGTGCCTAGCAAAGGCGAGGGATCCCTCTGTTGGGGGAGGGCCTGGCcagccacagcttctttacccctaagctccccatctctgcctctgcacCCTACAACTCCCACCCCTCTGTATTTATTTCCCTTGCCCCCTACCAGCCACTCCACCTCTGTCTCCCGGATTCAGGCCTCCCTCTCTGACATGGAGAGTAACCTGTCTGGCCTGGTGCCTGCTGCTGGGCTGGTGCCTGCGCTGCCGCCTGCCGTGACCCTGGGGCTGACTGCGGCCTACACTACCCTGTATGCCCTGCTCTTCTTCTCCGTCTATGCCCAGCTCTGGCTGGTGCTCCTGTATGGGCACAAGCGTCTCAGCTATCAGACGGTGTTCCTGGCACTGTGTCTGCTCTGGGCTGCCTTGCGTACCACCCTCTTCTCCTTCTATTTTCGAGATACACCCCGAGCCAACCGCCTGGGACCCCTGCCCTTTTGGCTTCTCTACTGCTGCCCTGTCTGCCTGCAGTTCTTCACACTGACGCTTATGAACCTCTACTTTGCTCAGGTAACCATGGGGacgggtgggggtgggcagtggggtggCCAGCCCCAAGGGCCCAAAAGAATGATGGGCATCTCTGCTCCCAGGTGGTGTTCAAGGCCAAGGCAAAGCGTCGGCCAGAGATGAGCCGAGGCTTGTAAGTACTCGGGACACTGGTGGGCTCAGCCCCCAGCTCATGGGCAGGGAGAAGCCCAGTGGCCATTCCTTCCCCCATGGCAGGTTGAGGTGAGGACAACCCAGGGAATGTTTGTGAAAGGCTTGGAAAAGTTAGGCACTTGGTGTCGATGGCTTAGCAGATGCGCTGCACATGTGAAAGGCAACTATAATAGAAACAATCATGATATGGTGAGGGGCATGGGTACCAGCGTCATCCATGATGGAAGAAGAGCTGTAGGCTCCAGCCTTTGGAAACTCCAAACCCAAGGACACttctaggtgaccttgggcaatgaTACTCCTGTCATATGTATAACATCTCACAGTTTTATTAAGAGCTTTCACAAATATCATTAATTTTTACATCTTACTTGTGAAGCTGATGTTATTCCCATTTgagagatgaagacactgaggcccagcAAGGTCAAGCAACATGTTCAAGGTCACACCCCTGGCAGGAGGCAGAGTCAGGGCTTAAACCCAGATTTCTGACTCACAATCTAGTGCTGTTTCCACTGTACTGCAGCTGTCAATCACCTTCTGACTTCtttgggccccagtttcctcatctgcaaacctGGGAACAGGTTCAGACTGGATGATCTGAGGTTCTGATTGACACCGGGGTCTCCTGGGGGATGTGGTTGGTGGTTGGTGAGTGTCAGAGGTGGCCAGCTGGGGCTGACTGTGCTGTGGGCCGCAGGCTGGCTGTCCGAGGGGCCTTCGTGGGGGCCTCGCTGCTCTTTCTGCTGGTGAATGTGCTGTGTGCAGTGCTGTCCCGCCGGCGCCGGGCACAGCCCTGGGCCCTCCTGCTGGTGCGCGTCCTGGTGAGCGACTCCCTGTTTGTTATCTGCGCACTCTCTCTTGCTGCCTGCCTCTGCCTTGTCGCCCGGCGGGCCCCCTCCACCAGCATCTACCTGGAGGCCAAGGTAGGGCCACAAGCGCTGATGCTTGAGTGTCTTTTTGGGGTGTTTGGGGTCTTCAGGGTAGAGAGGAAGTTGGAGCCTCCCGTCCCTGAGGGTCCTCTGTTGTCATCTGTGCCAGGGGACCAGTGTGTGCCAGGCAGCTGCAATGGGTGGCGCCATGGTCCTGCTCTATGCCAGCCGGGCCTGCTACAACCTGGCGGCCCTGGCCTTGGCCCCCCAGAGCCGGCTGGATGCCTTCGATTATGACTGGTACAACGTCTCTGACCAGGTGGGCATTCAGCTCGTCTGCTGTGGCTCTTGGCCCCAAGCTGGCCTGGGCCCTGTCTGGGTGGCCCCACTGGCACAACTGCAGATTggcacagcccctgcctccccacaggCGGACCTGGTGAATGACTTGGGGAACAAAGGCTACCTGGTGTTTGGCCTCATCCTTTTTGTGTGGGAACTGCTGCCCACCACCCTGCTGGTGGGCTTCTTTCGGGTGCATCGGCCCCCACAGGACCTGGTGAGGGCCAGTGGAGAAGGGTGGCACTGGGAATCCCTGGACTGGGctctgggggtggtgggaggccaGTGGGGGGCAGGAGAAAGCATCAATGGTGGCTCCCTCCCCCAGAGCACCAGCCGCATCCTCAACGGGCAGGTCTTTGGCTCCCGTTCCTACTTCTTTGACCGGGCCCACTGCGAGGACGAGGGCTGCTCTTGGGAGCACAGCCGGGGCGAGAGCACCAGGTAGGAGTCCCGGCCCCACCTCAGGTCCCCTGGGCTCCCAGATTGCCCCATCGAGCCGTGGGGACCTAGAACTGGGTCTTGCCACCCACTACCCACCTCCAATGGCCTTTGCTTCCTGTCTTTACAAGGTGAGGTCCCCTCTGGTTTCCTTTTGCTCAGGCCCCCATCCTACCCCCCAAATGCAGTTTGCCATAGACAGAGAGGTCTGGGTCACTGGGCTCTGTTCTGAGTTTCTCTCCCTCCGCCAGCTCTTGCGACTGTGGTCCTGGTCACTGCTGTGGGACTGACCCTATTTTCTGCCTGCAGCATGTCTGGCAGCCTGAGCTCTGGTAGCTGGTACGGCACCATCGGGCGGGAGCCAGGCTGGTGCGGAGGCAGCCAGACGCGGACCACTCCTCTGCTCTTCTCCCAGGTTCTAGGACCAGGCAGCCACCACCACAGTCTCTACTCCACCCCACAGACGTGATCCTCCTCCGTTTCCCCCCACAACATCCAGGCCCCAGTCCCTCCCACCCTAGGCCCCTGTGCCAAGTTCACCCGCCGCTTCTTGCCCAGGATCCCGGGGGCTGTAGCTGCCTCTTCCCCAGGCCAGCTCCTTGCTACTCCTGATGTAGTGAGCTTGTGCTGTCCCCTAGGATGAGGGGCATGGCCCTGGCTGCCAGATGCCCACAGCACCCTGGCATGACCTGCCACCTCCGCTTCTACATGGGAGCCAGCTACCTCTCCTGCGCCTGCCACTCAATAAACAGTGTCTGTGCCCTGAGTCCATTCACTGCTTGCTTGTGTTCCTCACACCGTAGCCGGTTCAGTCTAAGACAGATCTGGCACTGCCCGTTGAAGAGGactgctgggctgggcaggggcctTTTACCTCCCCCAAGGCTGGTGGGCAAGGAGAGGGAGCAGCCTGCAGTCTGAGGGGAAGAGAGACCAGAAGAGTCCTgcttccaccccaaccccctccctaCTTGAACAATTTCTACTCTTTCCTCAAGATCTGATTCAAATTTCACCTCTTTTATGAAGCCTTCCATCTCCCGGTCAGAGAACTGTGTCCCCCGCCTATTGGGTCCCTTGGCACTGTGATTGTGTATGGCTACTATGCTTCTTACCCTCAGTGGATCGGGATATCTGGAGACCTTGTTCCCCTGTTATTATGCCCAACCTAGCCTTCAGGCCCAGGAGTTAATCCAAGGCCTGTGGAGGAGTTGGCCAGTGACTGAGCAGCCCCCATCTCCCTACCAGGTGTGGATTTGGTCAGATGGGTGGGCTACACTCACACAGTCTTCCTGGTGGTCCTGAGGACCCCCTTCTCTGCTGTCCCTAGTAGTGCAGTCACTGCCCTCTGCAGTCACAGCCCTTACAGATCTGTCATCTGCTCCATAGCTGGAGTTCTTTATCAGATGGTCTGTCTCCTGCCCATGTACCTGGCCATTTATTCCAGCTCCTTGGAATTCCTGGAGCCTAGTACTGAGCCTGTCTCAAAACCCTTCCCCTGGGACTATCCTGAGTGCCAGGCCCCCATGGCCTCCAGAGAGGGCATCTGAGATTCAGAGAATCAGCTTAAAGCTGGACAGTCACTTTTTGTTGAAAGGAAAATTGCTAACATTTGTAGGGCACTTAATTGTGAATGCTAAGCTCTGTTTTGAGCATTTACAAATACCCACCTCTTTAATTCTCAGGATAGCACCCTGAGGTGATAATTAATCATCCTTTTTCTGTAAGTGGCAACTGGAAGGCTCAAAGAATTTGGTAACCTGTCTAGGCCCTCTTCTGGTAGGAGGCGGTCAGACTTAGAGCCCCTGCTTAAAACCATTCAGGTGAAGGCTGAGGACCCCAGGCAGAGGAGGGTATTTGTCAAGATAAAAGTTGTAAAGAAGTGGGTAAAAGCAGAGAGGGGCTGAGTTCCAGCAACTGCCAGGGCCCTGCTGTTccagcagtgggggagggagtgcTGGCACCAGTTCCAGACTGGGATGGGCATGGAAGTGAGGAGCAAGGGATGGGGATACAGGAGTAGGGGCAGGAGGTGCCCCAGCTTGATTTCCTGGAGCTTGGTCCCAACCCTACCTCGGCCTTGGTggattcccccacccccttttcccgtGGGATGTCCTCCCTCATGAGTGCTGAGCCCAAGGTCCAAGCTGTCCCCAGGGGCAGGGTGTTGAGAGCCCTTGGGATCTGGTAGTGGGCCTAGAAGATGCTGGGAGATTAGCGTGGTTCCCGTCTGGAGAGGTGAGCCGGCTGATGTCCAGGCCAGGCCAGTCCGCTGGCCacactggctggctggctggcagggcAGCACGAGGGATCCGATCTGGGACTCCAGGCCTGACCCATCGGCAACCCCTCTCTGGCTCCTCTGCCATTCATCTCCTGGGACCGGCCGGGACTGGGGGGCTGGGCGGCCGCAGGTAAGGAGAGGCGCCGGTGGCGAGGGTGAGGCACGGAGGGAAGCACGGCGCTGGAGGGGTTAAACGCGGGAGGAGGGGGGCTTCTGGCTGCGGGAGGGGGGGTCCCAGCCCCGGCGGCCACCCGCTCCGCccctgctgccgccgccgcctccgcggCCCAGCCGGCACCGGCGAGGCCGTTCGAGAACCCgggccgcagccgcagccgccgccgccgcagcggGGCCGACAGTGAGTGCAGGGCGGAGAGGGCAGGCGCGCGGGTGCGGGGAGGGAGTGCGGGATCGCGGGGGGCGCAAGGGGCTACTGGCGGCAAGGGGCGCCCACCTCCCGCACGTGGGCGCCTCCGGGAGTCGTGCGGCCGCCCGTCCCGCCGCCCGTCACGCTCCGAGTTGTCGGCGTGAAGACGCCGGGAGGCGGTGGGAGCGAGCGGCGGGTGTGGGGTGCCTGGGCGGCGGGCGCTGCACGATGGCCCCGCgatctgagtgtgtgtgtacgtgaGTGTGCGCACACGTGTGTGGGGGCCTCTGGGGGCCTTGACCCGCCACGCACGGCCCTGGGGGTCTAGTGTGCCCGTGAGTCCGGGGAATGAGCAGGTggagtgtgtgcgtgcgtgcagcCTGGGCAGCGAGGCGGCTGGAGCcgcagggtggagggtgggcgcGCAGGTCTTTGTGCCCGCGTGTGTGCGCGTGGGCGCCGCCGCCCGCTGTCCCGGGGACTGACAGCTGTCCCGGGGGATGCTGCACTGGTCCGCCCCGGTCGCTCCCACCCCGCTCCTTCCCGGAACCCGGCACCTTcccgtcccctcctccctgcctctgcgcAGCGACTGGGACCCGCCCCTGGGTTCCTCGAAAGCTCGGCGGGGCGCTGGGGGACCCTGGAGGCTCCCTGCCCGGCCCATCGCGTCTAGCAGCAGAGCAAGGAGAggcaagaggggagggagaagccgCGAAGATGCTGCCGCAGCCTCAGCGGACGAGCCGGGACCAGCCATCCCCGTCCACGCCCTGCGCGGTCCGGCCTCTCCTCCGACTTTCCCTTCACTCGCCTCTGCGCCCCTTCAGCCACCAGGCCCCCAGCACTTCCTTGCTCACCGCCTCTCCCTGCGTAGGCTCAgtctctctttcccccttccacgctccatcctttcccttctcggtgccctcttctcttctcacacTCTGGAGTCCCCGGACAGGGGCTGAGGGCCGGGCAGTGGAGGTAAGGGGGAGGACAGAGGTGGTGGGGAACTGGGTGTGTCCTGGTACCAAGTATCCGGCCAGAGGGATGTGAGGAGAGGATATCCGTGGGTAGTAGGGCTGGGGGCTCCAAGCACTTTTGGGTGTGTAGGGATTGGAGAAGGAGGGTGTAGTGGTGTCAGGCCAGGTTATTGATCCCAGCATCCCTGGTTCTGCCCGCAGTGACTGCAGCTCCTCAGGAGCCCCCTGCCGGGCCTCCCCAGGCGGGCAGTGGAGTTGGCCGGGCCCCTGGGCGCGCCATGCGCAGCACCACACTACTGGCACTGCTGGCGCTGGTCCTGCTCTACTTGGTGTCCGGTGCCCTGGTGTTCCAGGCCCTGGAGCAGCCCCATGAGCAGCAGGCCCaaagggagctgggggaggtcCGAGAGAAGTTCCTGAGGGCCCATCCATGTGTGAGCGACCAGGACCTGGGGCTCTTCATCAAGGTGCGTGGGTGGGGGAGAGCCCCTTCAGCAGTCACCCATGACCCTCTGACACCAGCTGCATGCCAGTGGGGTCCTGTGCTGGGGCGCTGCTTCCAGACCCGCACCCTTGAAGGCAGGGTGCAGCTGGGATCCTGGTCTCTGTGTTTTCAATATGGTGGCCATGGGGacatttgttttccttgctgTGCCTGGCATTGGATTCTGCTCCTAGAATGTCTCCTTCAGTGTATGATGGTAGTCAAATGAAGGCATGAAGGAATTAATTGATAAATGGCTGTACCATATGAGCTCTGTTACATGTTCTCAGGTCTAACTCACTGGTTTAGGGTTGCCAAATGAAATCCAAGATACTTGGTTAAATGTGCATTTCAGCTAAGGGatgaatacttttaaaatataaatatgttccctgcagtatttttaattgcttaatCTGGTAACTCTACGCTAATTCCTGTACTTCTTTGGAGTCACAGATGCCTTAGAGAAACCCAAGAACACTGTGCacacttctccccacccccagaaaagTGCACATATAAACATGTACCAATGACTTCAGAGGGTTCCAGGATCCCCTAAGCTGGTCTACCCCTTCCTACCAGGACACATGCTTATGATGTGGAGGCTAGAGGGAGGGCAAGTCAGGGATGGGGCTGGCTTTGGTCCAATGACAGCAGCCCAACCCTTTTGGGCTGCTGTCAGGTAAGCACGTCTGCTGCACTCTCTGATTTCTGAGACACtgtcatataaaaaaaaaactaaaattgaaCTTTAATAAATTAAcgcttattattttattgaaaactaCCCCTCTTTCTTGCCTGTTCTTTTGGAGGGAGGAGCCATCGGTATGGAAGCCTCAGTGTTTCAGCTGATTCCCAAGGTGGTAGGACCAGGAGCAGAGATGAgagtggggtggggccaggacaCAGGCAGCTTGACATTGTCTCTGACACTTCTAGAATGCCCAGCAAGGCCTGGGCAGGAAAGTGTCTGGCCAGACCACAGGGCAGAGGGAATGAGGGAATCTGACCTATTTCATCTTCACAATggaattgctttttttcctggggaaaaaaagaagaaaaagaacggCAGAATTTAGGTATTTCTTCTCCATAATTAGGCGGTCATGCAGCAATtatgcacctactgtgtgctgtgCTATACACACATAGGGTGAGCAGGAAAATTGATACTGGGGTGAAACAGATGCAAATTCTATCCTAGAGGACATCACATCTAGGCAAAGGGACAGATCCATGGATAGTTCACTGTAGAATCTAGAAGGgagctttccttctttccttctttgttaaaTGTCTGTTgcatgctgggccctgggctagGTGCTGGGGCCAAGGAGGGAGATGCTGGGCCTTTGGGAAGAGCAGGTAATTAACATGAAGCAGGTGAGATGGGTAGAATTTAGAGGCTTGTGTGATTGGGTTGCAAGAGGCTCGCAGGCAGAGGAACAGCATGGGCAAAGGCGTGGAAGCTGAAAAGCTCAAGAGTGTTTTGCAGTTCTCGGATTTAGCAGATGTCTAGTCATTTGAAGCAAAAATTAGAGCACACAGGATGACAAAggattttttccccaagtaaGTGAATTTATTGGAAGAGtgtggcaaaataaaattaaatcatttttaatgatacATTTCACTTCTTGGcttgattaaaaaattattacaggaAATGGGATCATCTCAGAAAATCAGGGGATAAGGTCACTGTAGCTTGGGTTTCAAAGTGGGAGTCCCAGGAGAGAAGACAGGGGAAAGGACCAGATTGAGAAGGGGCTTACACGCTGGGCTGGGGAGGTTGGACTCTGTTCTGCAGACAGCAGGGAGCTA
This Camelus ferus isolate YT-003-E chromosome 10, BCGSAC_Cfer_1.0, whole genome shotgun sequence DNA region includes the following protein-coding sequences:
- the GPR137 gene encoding integral membrane protein GPR137 isoform X1, translating into MESNLSGLVPAAGLVPALPPAVTLGLTAAYTTLYALLFFSVYAQLWLVLLYGHKRLSYQTVFLALCLLWAALRTTLFSFYFRDTPRANRLGPLPFWLLYCCPVCLQFFTLTLMNLYFAQVVFKAKAKRRPEMSRGLLAVRGAFVGASLLFLLVNVLCAVLSRRRRAQPWALLLVRVLVSDSLFVICALSLAACLCLVARRAPSTSIYLEAKGTSVCQAAAMGGAMVLLYASRACYNLAALALAPQSRLDAFDYDWYNVSDQADLVNDLGNKGYLVFGLILFVWELLPTTLLVGFFRVHRPPQDLSTSRILNGQVFGSRSYFFDRAHCEDEGCSWEHSRGESTSMSGSLSSGSWYGTIGREPGWCGGSQTRTTPLLFSQVLGPGSHHHSLYSTPQT
- the GPR137 gene encoding integral membrane protein GPR137 isoform X2, with product MESNLSGLVPAAGLVPALPPAVTLGLTAAYTTLYALLFFSVYAQLWLVLLYGHKRLSYQTVFLALCLLWAALRTTLFSFYFRDTPRANRLGPLPFWLLYCCPVCLQFFTLTLMNLYFAQVVFKAKAKRRPEMSRGLLAVRGAFVGASLLFLLVNVLCAVLSRRRRAQPWALLLVRVLVSDSLFVICALSLAACLCLVARRAPSTSIYLEAKGTSVCQAAAMGGAMVLLYASRACYNLAALALAPQSRLDAFDYDWYNVSDQADLVNDLGNKGYLVFGLILFVWELLPTTLLVGFFRVHRPPQDLSTSRILNGQVFGSRSYFFDRAHCEDEGCSWEHSRGESTRF